ttaaggactaaattataaagaagtaaaaatatttgttgtggatactcatcagcttgtgtgagcgacATCATGTAGCTACATTCagaccatcagcttgtgtgagtagacccatttATGGCTAgagtgagcaatgatgtaaaggaaaaggaaTGGAATGGTTTTGACCATGTGTTTAGCACACTTTGTATGAGCTTCCCGCGTGtccgatattattctaagtggttcaaaaGGCATGTAAAGGGAAGGAACAGTAAGTGTTCCGATCGACTATATTATGAACTTATGGAAAGGTATGAAATGTTAGAAATCaatgtatatgtatattcaagATTATGGAAAGTATGAGTTCAATTGTGCTATATTCATGTATTATACCTTACCATGTGGTGATTTTGTTAAGTTATGTATTAAAGCACTAACTtgtgttgttgatgatgcttaggcttgtgccaagcttatgtTGGATTGattcatgtttaatttttaaggttttgcattgaaatggtaagttatgttcatgatttacaaacttactaagcattacatgcttacgtagttttctttcctatgttttatagattactaGAAGCTCTATCAGTTTGGAAGCTTGtcagagacctatcacactatccagcgattatatcagtagattttgatgttttggtcaaggttataatggcatgtataagtaaaTTTATGTTTAATGGTTAGTTGATGTTTATGGCATGGTGACATCGGCTCTCTCACAAATCGCACAAGAAGGGTCTGTCGAGACTCCTCATTTACAACATTCCACATTAGTCAATAGGCATTCTTTGAGTACCAACCAAAGAAAATGATGAACCCGATGAGGACCATCCAAAGCCCAGAGAAGCTTTCATTTGTCATCCGAAAGGTTAAAAGAATTTTCCAAGAGTATACTATAAGTGAATTTGAATGTATAAATACCATTTGGAAACCATTTTGATATAATAGCATCTTTACCAACCAAAGAATTCAGAGACAGGATTCCAGCAATATAAGAAAGAGTGTCACTATTTAAAAAGCAATGTAAATAATCCTAATTCAAATTTCCATCCATAAAAACAACCTCGTTCAATGTGATAGAAACAACAATAAGAGATGGGAACCAACAAAAATTGAGAAGAGGGCCCACATCTGCTATGCAATTATCAGTCCAAAATTTCACAAGATTCTCATCACCAACAGACCAGAGTAGACTTTGGCATAGTAGAGGTCAAACCTTTGAAATCAATCTCTAGACGAAAGAACATTTACTACAATAGATGTCTTTTGAAATTACCTTAGTAATATTATATTTTGCTCAGGGGACTCTAACCCATCATGTTTCCTTATTAGTAAGAAGATTGAAACTCAACTTAAGCATAAAAGAATTGTTCTATTCTTTAAGACATCGCATTCCAAGACCCCCATTAGACAAGGGTTGGTAGTAATCTCCCCAATTAACCAAAGACATCTTCTTTCTAGAATCAGTACTCCCCTAGATAAAACCCCTGACAATTTTCTCAATTTTTACACAAATACCATGAGGAATCTTCATAGTTTGCATAAAATAATTGGGTATCGGCAACAGAATAGCTTGAGCCAAAGTGACTCATCCAGCTATTGAAAGTATACTAGCATTCCAACTATCCAACATCCTCCTAACCTTGTCAACGATAAAATTGAAGGTATTCTTAGTGACCCGCTTGTGAAACAAAGTCATTTAGTATAATACAACATTACCAATATtttatcattaattattttatactcAAGTTGTGACCTATCAATTAGATATTAACCTTCTTCAAAAAGAGCTTCAAATCGAATTAtagttgtaaaaaaaaaaacatcattttTCATTACAAAAGTAAAAAAGGTGTGATGAGTTATATAGATGACTTTGTacataaattttgtaatttttttttctatcatTAACATATCGATGATTTATTGAAATTAGATGGTACAACAAAAAtgcaatatttacaatttttgaAAGAAAGATAAAGGATTTTGAGAAGAAATGTACTATTTtgagataaaattatttcaaaattgaCCCTAACACTACAAAGAATTTAACAGGCATAAATACCTTGTATAACCCCCCATCATAAAGACGTTGATATAAACATTAAGTTAAAAGTTTGAAGACAATTAGATCAACTGAAAATGGATACTAAAAAAAACCCAAACCAAAAATCTGTTGTTCAAATGAATACATTGTCGTCTTTCATATCATTTCCTTTTTGGCAATTGAAATTCCTTTTTCAAGAATTGATTGGCTTCTCGATCATTCCTATGGCACAAAACCCTGAGTATTGTATTAGGATCTCCACTATTCCACCTTCTTGTTGTGGGTGGCATAGGTAGCTTTTGGCCTAGGCTAGTGGCACCTGTTCCACTGGTTTCACGATTAATGATACTCAAATCTTCAGCTAATTGTTCAGTGCTTTGACCCATCAATGCTATCACCCCTTCAATTAGTTCAGCCTCACTTTGGACCACGTCCTCAGGTATCAACCCTTCACCACAAGTACAAAACACCCTTTTCAAGCTCTCAAAATCTTCCTCAATCATCTCATGGTCTGATCGTTCAAAGAACCTAGAAGGTCCCCCAGCAAGCAATACCAATACAAAGGCTTCGAACGATGCTTTCATAATTTCTTTAGTTGCTAATGCTTGAGCCTTGTCAGTGAGTATTGCAGTAAGAAGCGTGAGGTTATGCTTTAGGACTTTGATCAAAGGTCTAATCCTTGCATTGCCTACTTCCCCCACGTAAAGACTTTCATAGAAAACCAACTTCGAGTCGAGGAAAACGAGACGGTAAGCAGCGACTTCAGAGACGTGATCACAAGCCGATTGGATCAATGTGTTGACATGTTTGAAGTGGGGAGGCGAAGCACCGCAGTGTTTATGACTGTCGCCAAGATGAGTTGGTGTGGTTGAGACTTTAGGTGAGAGGGTGAGAGTTTTATCAAGGGAATTAAGGTGAGAGATGAGGTAGTGTAAGGTATTAAGGCGGACGTAAAGACGTTGCGTACCACGGCTCATCGAGGGGCGAGTGTGGTTTCTCTCGGTGGTAATAATTTGATGCATGTCCTGTATTCCAACACTACAAGGATTGGCCTTTCTCCATAGTTTGAAGAACTTTGAATCACGGTTACACCTTGTTAGAGGAGGAAGTTCTGGCAGATGACTTTCTTTTGACCCTGAAAACAATGTGACAGCCATTTATGAGTAACAAGAAAGGTTtcccaaaaagaaaagaagagtttTATGAAATCTCACCACATGATGCTACAAAAGTAATGTATTCTTGGAAGATTAGCTTTAAGCCTTCAGCTAGATCAAGAATCAAATCATCTGTAATGCCAATTGGAATATCAAAGAAATCTTTCACCATTTGATTGGCCGATCTCATTAGCTCCATACATGATTGTGTATATGGCTCAGATTTGGACTTTGGGTTCCATGTCTGCAACataaaatttccaaccaattatCAAGTTCAAATCATAAATATATTATTAGTTTTTAGCTTAGACATAGAAAAAAGATCGACTAACTTCAGTTTCTTTTACTCTACATAGTAACTCTTTCTCTTTCTTTAGCCTTTCATCGATCCATTGTCTCAAGAGCTTCAATCTGgttgaatcaaattcatatgggATCATTTCTCTGATAATTCCTTTGCCTCCATCATCACACTCTTCTGAATCTTTAACCACCATTTGAACTAAAACCTTTTCCAGCTTTTCAGCTCTTTGTAGCACCCCAACTATCTCATCGGTTAGCATAATTGTCTTAGCTAAATATTGCTTCAACACTGTTCCATAGCATTGGTGTAATGTCACTGCTGCAACTCCACCTGCAATTGGATGCCATTTCTTCAATATAGGGCTAAATAACTCCCTCTCCTTTGCAGCCAAATCCTCAGTTTCCTTAGCCAAATCAAGTAGAGCTGCACTTGGTCCATTTTCTTCTGTATGTTTGAcattttcattttctatcatctatAAACCAATCAACGAAGAAGTAAcaattaaacaaatatatatagatatatatgcaGAGCAAATGAATAGCAACTTTTAGGATAGTTGCTTACAAGTATGATTACCCACCTTTGCAAAAGCATTTTTCACAGAAGATCGAATGTAACGATCTAAGCAATCACTGGTGGAATCGACAAGCATTACATCTCCTTTCTTACtcccttccccttccccttccaTGATACCGACATCTTCACTCAAAACCTTTGCTGAAAACAATGCCAAAGGCAAAAGATTTTCGATCTCATCAATATTTCCTTTATTGAAACATTCATGGTAGTAAAATAACCTCTTTTCAACCCAACTCTTTATTGAAACCAACATAGAAGACAAAAATTTCACATATGTTGTCTCTTTGTCTGGTTTTCTAGCATCGATTTCCACCTCTGTCAACATAGTATATGCAGCAGAAAGAAGATTAGGCTCTATCTGGTTAGTCACAACATATTGCTGAAAAAGAACCCAAGTGAAACATGCATTGTGGATTGACCTATTGATTCCTAATGTTGACCATGTCTTCTTCATTAACTCCAGCAACTCATCAACCTCATCAAGGACCATTATCTcatccttaacatcaaatatggCTTGAAGGAGAGATATGTACATGTGAATGTTAAAAGGGTACCCATCAGCCCAGTGGCACACATCTGTGGGAGTACCATTGGTGCCTCTCCAAGCTAAAGAAACAACAGCGTTGCACAATGATCTCATCATGTCGGAATTCTTGCTCGTGTCGATAGGATTTAAGTCACCGGCTCGGATTATCTCGCGTAAACGTATTACTAAAGGGTTAGATTTATCTGTAGGGATTGATGGGTATAAAAGTAGACCTACTTCTAAGATCTTGAGTTGACGCTTTTGCCAAATATGGTACTCATGCAAGTCATTGAATTCGGATGGTTTTAAATGCCGAAGA
The Gossypium arboreum isolate Shixiya-1 chromosome 10, ASM2569848v2, whole genome shotgun sequence genome window above contains:
- the LOC108458855 gene encoding protein unc-13 homolog; the encoded protein is MPHQSGREFFHGPPTTNPNIDLAWPFGKLEGLDCDDIREAAYEIFFTACRSSPGFVGRNVLTFHSSHDNGDGGNGSGPGSPGRRVNNGAATMNPASKIKRALGLKMMKKTHSRRMSICAMGFSNGGGGGSGGSSPSSPVSHHGHSASIFGFSPVAGLGFSTLKPPNSRRPLTSAEIMKQQMRVNEQSDNRLRKSLMRTLVGQMGRRPETIILPLELLRHLKPSEFNDLHEYHIWQKRQLKILEVGLLLYPSIPTDKSNPLVIRLREIIRAGDLNPIDTSKNSDMMRSLCNAVVSLAWRGTNGTPTDVCHWADGYPFNIHMYISLLQAIFDVKDEIMVLDEVDELLELMKKTWSTLGINRSIHNACFTWVLFQQYVVTNQIEPNLLSAAYTMLTEVEIDARKPDKETTYVKFLSSMLVSIKSWVEKRLFYYHECFNKGNIDEIENLLPLALFSAKVLSEDVGIMEGEGEGSKKGDVMLVDSTSDCLDRYIRSSVKNAFAKMIENENVKHTEENGPSAALLDLAKETEDLAAKERELFSPILKKWHPIAGGVAAVTLHQCYGTVLKQYLAKTIMLTDEIVGVLQRAEKLEKVLVQMVVKDSEECDDGGKGIIREMIPYEFDSTRLKLLRQWIDERLKKEKELLCRVKETETWNPKSKSEPYTQSCMELMRSANQMVKDFFDIPIGITDDLILDLAEGLKLIFQEYITFVASCGSKESHLPELPPLTRCNRDSKFFKLWRKANPCSVGIQDMHQIITTERNHTRPSMSRGTQRLYVRLNTLHYLISHLNSLDKTLTLSPKVSTTPTHLGDSHKHCGASPPHFKHVNTLIQSACDHVSEVAAYRLVFLDSKLVFYESLYVGEVGNARIRPLIKVLKHNLTLLTAILTDKAQALATKEIMKASFEAFVLVLLAGGPSRFFERSDHEMIEEDFESLKRVFCTCGEGLIPEDVVQSEAELIEGVIALMGQSTEQLAEDLSIINRETSGTGATSLGQKLPMPPTTRRWNSGDPNTILRVLCHRNDREANQFLKKEFQLPKRK